In Nicotiana tabacum cultivar K326 chromosome 11, ASM71507v2, whole genome shotgun sequence, a single window of DNA contains:
- the LOC107808650 gene encoding DExH-box ATP-dependent RNA helicase DExH18, mitochondrial-like, with amino-acid sequence MARGPARNLLYLYLSKNNSSKFRFFSVSSRFLHAHFTEPKKIQDFHICGHPLPIPPQFSPLWFNQWKRFDLFNFYRHPFSTVVENEDNESELCNLDVEENECEIGTLGSEKRLNFVQIASRDPVEIYRELRDASKGEKQTRGDWDTLIEIFRCFAKSGWASNQALAVYIGAAFFPTAAHKFRNFFFKKCKVDIAKYLVSLGPCIEAEKFLFPIFVEFCLEEFPDEIKNFRKMVESADLTKPHTWFPFARAMKRKIIYHCGPTNSGKTYNALQRFMEAKKGIYCSPLRLLAMEVFDKVNGLGVYCSLLTGQEKKHVPFSNHVACTVEMVSTDEMYDVAVIDEIQMMADSHRGYAWTRALLGLKADEIHVCGDPSVLDIVRKICSETGDELVEQHYERFKPLVVEAKTLLGDLKNVRSGDCVVAFSRREIFEVKLAIEKHTNHRCCVIYGALPPETRRQQATLFNDPNNEFDVLVASDAVGMGLNLNIRRIIFNTLSKYNGDKIVPVPSSQVKQIAGRAGRRGSRYPEGLTTTLQLEDLDYLIECLKKPFDEVHKVGLFPFYEQVELFAGQIPNSTFSELLDRFGENCRLDGSYFLCQYNHIKKIANMLEKVQGLSLEDRFNFCFAPVNIRDPKAMYHLLKFASSYAQELPVNIAMGMPKCSARNDSELLDLETRHQVLSMYMWLSNHFENDKFPYFKKAEAMATEIAELLGESLANARWKPESRNSGKQKGQEKDGGNERPRRSQETPLSQQQKLEKVAA; translated from the exons ATGGCAAGAGGACCAGCAAGAAATCTCCTTTATCTATATTTATCCAAGAATAACAGTTCAAAGTTTAGATTTTTCTCAGTTTCCAGTAGATTCCTACATGCCCATTTCACAGAACCGAAAAAAATCCAAGATTTTCACATTTGTGGACACCCTTTACCAATCCCACCTCAATTTTCACCTTTATGGTTTAATCAATGGAAAAGGTTtgatctttttaatttttatagacaCCCTTTTTCCACAGTGGTGGAAAATGAAGATAATGAATCAGAACTTTGTAATTTGGATGTGGAAGAGAATGAGTGTGAAATTGGAACATTAGGGTCTGAGAAAAGATTGAATTTTGTTCAAATAGCTAGTCGTGATCCGGTGGAAATATATAGGGAGCTTAGGGATGCTTCCAAGGGGGAAAAGCAAACGCGAGGCGATTGGGATACTTTGATTGAGATTTTTAGATGTTTTGCTAAGTCCGGATGGGCTTCAAATCAGGCTCTAGCTGTGTATATTGGGGCTGCATTCTTTCCTACAGCAGCACATAAGTTTCGTAACTTTTTCTTTAAGAAGTGTAAGGTTGATATCGCGAAGTACTTAGTGTCGCTTGGTCCGTGTATTGAAGCTGAGAAGTTTCTGTTTCCGATCTTTGTGGAGTTTTGCTTAGAGGAGTTTCCTGATGAGATAAAAAACTTCAGGAAAATGGTTGAGTCAGCGGATTTGACAAAACCTCATACTTGGTTTCCATTTGCCAGGGCGATGAAGCGCAAGATTATATATCATTGTGGTCCCACAAATAGTGGTAAAACATATAATGCATTGCAAAGGTTCATGGAAGCGAAGAAGGGAATTTATTGTAGTCCTCTAAGATTGTTGGCTATGGAGGTTTTCGATAAGGTGAATGGATTAGGAGTATATTGTAGTCTTCTTACAGGGCAGGAGAAGAAGCATGTCCCATTTTCTAATCATGTTGCTTGCACGGTTGAGATGGTTTCAACTGATGAGATGTATGATGTAGCAGTTATTGATGAAATCCAAATGATGGCGGACTCGCATAGAGGTTATGCATGGACAAGGGCTCTACTAGGGTTAAAGGCTGACGAGATACATGTTTGTGGAGATCCAAGTGTACTGGATATCGTTCGCAAAATCTGTTCTGAAACCGGGGATGAGTTGGTGGAACAACATTATGAGAGGTTTAAGCCGTTGGTTGTTGAAGCCAAGACTCTTTTAGGTGATCTGAAAAATGTGAGGTCAGGGGATTGTGTTGTTGCTTTTTCAAGGAGAGAAATATTTGAGGTAAAATTGGCGATTGAGAAGCATACTAATCACCGTTGTTGTGTAATATATGGTGCCTTACCACCAGAAACTCGAAGACAGCAAGCTACCTTGTTTAACGATCCGAACAATGAGTTTGATGTCTTGGTTGCCAGCGATGCAGTCGGAATGGGTTTAAACCTGAACATTCGAAGAATCATCTTCAACACCCTGTCAAAGTACAATGGTGACAAGATTGTTCCTGTTCCCTCGTCACAGGTGAAGCAGATTGCCGGAAGAGCTGGTCGAAGGGGAAGTCGCTATCCTGAAGGACTAACCACCACTTTACAGCTGGAGGATTTAGACTATTTAATCGAGTGTCTGAAGAAGCCATTTGACGAAGTTCACAAAGTTGGGCTCTTTCCTTTCTATGAGCAGGTTGAGTTATTTGCGGGGCAAATTCCAAACTCTACATTCTCCGAGCTGCTTGATAGGTTTGGTGAAAATTGCCGTTTGGATGGTTCTTATTTCTTGTGCCAGTATAACCACATAAAAAAGATAGCTAATATGCTGGAGAAAGTTCAAGGATTATCTCTTGAAGATCGTTTCAATTTTTGCTTTGCTCCTGTTAACATTAGAGACCCAAAAGCAATGTACCATCTTCTGAAGTTTGCGTCATCATATGCACAAGAGCTGCCTGTTAATATAGCAATGGGCATGCCAAAATGTTCTGCTCGTAATGATTCGGAGCTCTTGGATCTTGAGACTAGGCACCAAGTGTTGTCCATGTATATGTGGTTATCTAATCACTTTGAGAACGACAAATTTCCATATTTCAAAAAGGCTGAGGCAATGGCAACAGAGATTGCTGAGTTACTAGGTGAATCACTAGCAAATGCTCGTTGGAAACCCGAGTCAAGGAATTCCGGGAAACAGAAAGGCCAGGAAAAGGATGGTGGTAATGAAAGGCCAAG GAGAAGTCAGGAAACACCTTTGTCTCAACAgcagaagctggagaaggttgcTGCATAA
- the LOC107808648 gene encoding NADH dehydrogenase [ubiquinone] iron-sulfur protein 1, mitochondrial has translation MGLGLLASRALRSSRIFRNPTNSVLRTIVSTPELNNADAAAATAPAPVPSDRSPVGGARVHFPNPDDVIEVFVDGYPVKIPKGMTVLQACEIAGVDIPRFCYHSRLSIAGNCRMCLVEVEKSPKPVASCAMPALPGMKIKTDTPIAKKAREGVMEFLLMNHPLDCPICDQGGECDLQDQSMAFGSDRGRFTEMKRSVVDKNLGPLVKTVMTRCIQCTRCVRFATEVAGTEDLGMLGRGSGEEIGTYVEKLMTSELSGNVIDICPVGALTSKPFAFKARNWELKGTESIDVTDAVGSNIRIDSRGPEVMRVVPRLNEDINEEWISDKTRFFYDGLKRQRLNDPMIRGADGRFKAVSWRDALAIVAEVMHQIKPEEIVGVAGKLSDAESMMALKDLLNKMGSNNIFCEGNGMHPNADLRSGYIMNTSISGLEKADVFLLVGSQPRVEAAMVNARIRKTVRANNAKVGYIGAAADFNYDHQHLGTDPQTLVEIAEGRHPFSSSLKNAKNPVIIVGAGVFDREDKDAVFAAVDTIAKNNNVVRSDWNGLNVLLLNAAQAAALDLGLVPESDKCIDSAKFVYLMGADDVNLDKLPDDAFVVYQGHHGDRGVYRANVILPASAFTEKEGIYENTEGCAQITLPAVPTVGDSRDDWKIIRALSEVAGIGLPYDSLGAIRSRIRTVAPNLLELDERQPATFSTSLRPEVSQKVSSTPFNPAVENFYMTDAITRASKIMAQCSALLRK, from the exons ATGGGATTAGGGTTACTCGCTTCTCGAGCCCTACGATCTTCTAGAATCTTCCGTAACCCGACCAATTCCGTACTCCGCACCATCGTCTCCACACCGGAACTCAACAACGCCGATGCCGCCGCCGCAACGGCACCAGCACCCGTACCGTCAGATCGGAGCCCGGTTGGTGGGGCCCGAGTTCATTTCCCTAACCCGGATGACGTCATCGAGGTCTTTGTGGATGGGTACCCGGTCAAAATCCCTAAGGGCATGACTGTACTTCAAGCTTGTGAAATTGCTGGAGTTGATATCCCTAGGTTTTGTTACCATAGCAGGCTAAGTATTGCTGGGAATTGCCGGATGTGTCTTGTTGAGGTTGAGAAATCTCCTAAGCCTGTTGCTTCTTGTGCCATGCCTGCACTTCCAG GAATGAAGATCAAGACAGATACACCTATTGCCAAAAAGGCTCGTGAAGGAGTCATGGAGTTTTTGCTTATGAATCATCCACTGGATTGTCCAATTTGTGATCAGGGAGGAGAATGTGATCTCCAGGATCAGTCTATGGCCTTTGGCTCTGACCGCGGGCGTTTCACTGAAATGAAGAGGTCTGTGGTTGACAAGAATTTGGGCCCATTGGTAAAGACTGTGATGACCCGGTGCATCCAGTGTACGAG GTGTGTCAGGTTCGCAACAGAAGTAGCTGGAACAGAGGACCTTGGAATGTTAGGTCGTGGCAGTGGAGAAGAAATTGGAACTTATGTTGAAAAACTTATGACAAGTGAACTTTCAGGGAATGTGATTGATATTTGTCCGGTTGGAGCCCTTACCTCAAAACCTTTTGCCTTTAAAGCCAGAAATTGGGAGCTAAAGGGCACAGAAAGCATTGATGTGACTGATGCCGTTGGTTCTAACATTCGAATTGATAGTAGAGGTCCGGAGGTCATGCGTGTTGTACCGCGATTAAACGAG GACATCAACGAGGAATGGATATCAGACAAAACACGATTCTTTTATGATGGTCTGAAGAGGCAAAGGCTGAATGACCCCATGATCCGTGGTGCTGATGGACGATTTAAGGCAGTTAGCTGGCGAGATGCCCTAGCTATTGTTGCTGAAGTCATGCATCAAATCAAGCCAGAGGAAATCGTCGGTGTTGCAGGAAAGCTGTCTGATGCTGAATCCATGATGGCACTGAAAGATCTTTTGAACAAAATGGGGTCAAACAATATCTTTTGTGAAGGGAATGGCATGCATCCAAACGCTGACCTGCGTTCTGGATACATTATGAATACCAGCATCAGTGGCTTGGAGAAAGCAGATGTTTTCCTCTTGGTTGGATCCCAG CCAAGGGTGGAAGCTGCTATGGTGAATGCCAGAATACGCAAAACAGTTAGAGCAAATAATGCTAAGGTGGGTTATATTGGGGCTGCTGCTGATTTCAACTACGATCATCAACATCTTGGAACAGACCCTCAAACACTAGTTGAAATTGCTGAGGGCCGCCATCCCTTTTCCTCGTCTCTTAAAAATGCCAAGAACCCAGTCATCATTGTCGGGGCTGGTGTGTTTGACCGAGAGGATAAGGATGCTGTCTTTGCTGCTGTTGACACGATTGCAAAGAACAATAATGTTGTGAGATCTGACTGGAACGGACTAAACGTGTTGCTGCTGAATGCTGCCCAAGCTGCCGCACTTGATCTTGGACTTGTACCTGAATCTGATAAATGCATTGATTCTGCAAAGTTTGTATATTTGATGGGTGCTGATGATGTAAACTTGGACAAACTTCCAGATGATGCCTTTGTGGTTTACCAAGGTCATCATGGTGATCGTGGTGTATATCGTGCCAATGTGATTTTGCCGGCATCTGCTTTCACAGAGAAAGAAGGAATATATGAAAACACAGAAGGATGTGCTCAGATCACACTGCCAGCCGTTCCTACTGTTGGTGATTCCAGGGATGATTGGAAGATAATCAGAGCATTATCTGAGGTCGCAGGTATTGGATTACCCTATGATAGTCTAGGGGCAATCCGATCTCGAATTAGGACAGTGGCACCAAATCTCCTAGAATTGGATGAGAGGCAACCAGCCacattctcaacttctttgagaCCTGAGGTCAGCCAAAAAGTAAGTTCAACTCCATTCAATCCTGCTGTGGAAAACTTCTACATGACCGATGCAATTACTAGGGCCTCAAAGATTATGGCTCAGTGTAGTGCCTTGCTAAGGAAATGA